A stretch of Hemicordylus capensis ecotype Gifberg chromosome 9, rHemCap1.1.pri, whole genome shotgun sequence DNA encodes these proteins:
- the APRT gene encoding adenine phosphoribosyltransferase has translation MGSEQEAREQKLRLVRERIRGFPDFPSPGVLFRDISPLLKDPVAFAAAIDLLEACVKAKHPKIDYVAGLDSRGFLFGPLLAQRLGVGFVLIRKKGKLPGPTESVSYTLEYGKAELEVQCDAVEPGQKVVIIDDLLATGGTMRAACELMSKLKADILDCVVLTELTFLKGAEALKPFPFSSLLQYD, from the exons ATGGGCTCCGAGCAAGAGGCGCGGGAGCAGAAGCTGCGCCTGGTCCGCGAACGGATCCGAGGTTTCCCGGACTTCCCCTCGCCCGGGGTGCTCTTCCG tgATATAAGCCCGCTGTTGAAGGATCCTGTCGCGTTTGCAGCGGCAATTGACCTCCTGGAAGCCTGCGTCAAGGCCAAGCACCCAAAGATAGATTACGTGGCAG GTCTGGATTCTCGCGGCTTCCTCTTCGGACCACTTTTGGCGCAGCGCCTGGGGGTCGGGTTCGTGCTAATACGGAAGAAGGGGAAGCTACCGGGGCCCACCGAATCTGTCTCCTACACTCTTGAATATGGCAAG GCAGAACTTGAAGTCCAGTGCGATGCCGTGGAACCGGGCCAGAAAGTGGTCATAATTGATGATCTACTTGCCACAGGAG GTACTATGCGAGCTGCATGTGAGCTGATGTCCAAGCTGAAGGCCGACATTCTGGACTGCGTGGTGCTGACCGAGTTGACCTTTCTCAAAGGAGCAGAAGCACTTAAGCCCTTTCCCTTCAGCTCTCTCTTGCAGTACGACTGA
- the CDT1 gene encoding DNA replication factor Cdt1 isoform X1, producing MAQLRVTDFFPRGKKAPAAALQGPKGRRIHAAAPLPVEEEEEQPGQASPEQKQAQLLALLASPRTPLGPGPPQATPSSRKRRRPEPEAEQGRLPGPKGTVRKKLVMPAEEVSGPPSPSAPGTPSPSGLDKKAKDLANATLSPGLKLGNGARPDTKAGPEEKRMSKEGIAELRGRLEKVRALAQKAKGPGAGSSEADGDLKHRLKRARLLETKTCERTAAKKGLSELQLGGKDHPEPAADSSEKTPAYQRFHALAQDVSPGLTLPYKYKVLAEMFRSMDTIVAMLFNRSETVTFTKVKQGVQDMMRKQFEERNVGQIKTVYPASYSLCQEKNIPTFGSPSRKRSDYQLTIEPVLEEGEKLSASCLMNRRRIFHRNLVHILKEHHKAFLASLRPPIVVPDDQLTRWHPRFHVDGVPDIVPADLPQPPQVDKLTTAQEVLEKARSMLTPKMEKALANLALRTAESSPPAQASPRPVPPAPPNTPSSLKGVSQSLLERGLLLNLSQPHLGDAAREGTWDLLLFPERLHPLSTVPSKIRAKESQKLQALMTRNPQQEQRLDMLARLPEMARILRNVFVAEKKQALTLEVACLRMMASYRSLMTPGEMEKHLRLFSELLPDWVSILPIRKDTYVKLEKSVDLNVVVERLAARTREEEKR from the exons ATGGCTCAACTCCGCGTGACCGATTTCTTCCCGCGGGGCAAGAAAGCCCCCGCCGCAGCGCTCCAGGGCCCCAAGGGCCGCAGAATCCACGCCGCGGCCCCGCTgccggtggaggaggaggaggagcagccggGGCAGGCCAGCCCCGAGCAGAAGCAGGCCCAGCTGCTGGCCCTGCTGGCCTCGCCTCGCACCCCGCTCGGCCCCGGCCCCCCGCAGGCGACGCCCAGCAGCAGGAAGCGGCGCCGGCCCGAGCCCGAAGCCGAGCAAGGCCGCCTCCCGGGCCCGAAGGGGACAGTCCGGAAGAAGCTGGTGATGCCCGCCGAGGAG GTCTCTGGCCCTCCGTCTCCTTCAGCCCCTGGTACTCCCAGCCCCTCCGGCCTGGACAAGAAAGCAAAGGATTTGGCAAATGCAACCCTCTCGCCAGGTCTGAAGCTGGGAAATGGAGCACGGCCTGACACAAAGGCAGGGCCAGAGGAGAAG AGGATGTCCAAAGAGGGGATTGCGGAGCTGAGAGGCCGCCTGGAGAAGGTCCGAGCTCTCGCCCAGAAGGCCAAAGGGCCAGGAGCCGGGTCCTCGGAGGCAGACGGCGACCTAAAGCACCGGTTGAAACGGGCCCGGCTGCTGGAGACCAAGACCTGTGAGAGGACAGCTGCGAAGAAGGGCCTCTCCGAGCTCCAGTTGGGTGGAAAGGACCACCCCGAGCCGGCAGCAGATTCCAG TGAGAAGACCCCAGCCTACCAGAGATTCCACGCCCTCGCTCAGGACGTCTCCCCTGGGCTCACGCTGCCCTACAAGTACAAGGTTCTGGCCGAGATGTTCCGCAGCATGGACACCATCGTGGCGATGCTCTTCAACCGCTCGGAGACGGTGACCTTCACCAAGGTCAAGCAGGGCGTCCAAGACATGATGCGCAA GCAGTTTGAAGAACGGAACGTCGGCCAGATCAAGACCGTCTACCCAGCCTCGTACTCCCTGTGCCAGGAGAAGAACATCCCCACGTTCGGCAGCCCCAGCCGGAAGCGATCCGACTACCAGCTTACTATTGAACCAGTGCTGGAGGAAG GTGAGAAGCTGTCTGCATCGTGCCTGATGAACCGCCGGCGAATATTCCACAGAAACCTGGTTCACATCCTCAAAGAGCATCACAAG GCTTTCCTGGCGTCTCTCCGCCCTCCCATTGTGGTCCCGGATGACCAGCTGACCCGCTGGCACCCTCGGTTCCACGTCGATGGGGTGCCCGACATCGTACCTGCTGATCTGCCCCAGCCTCCCCAGGTGGATAAACTCACCACGGCCCAGGAGGTGCTGGAGAAGGCCCGCAGCATGCTGACGCCGAAG ATGGAGAAAGCACTCGCCAATCTAGCCTTGAGGACAGCAGAAAGCAGCCCCCCTGCCCAGGCGTCCCCTAGGCCAGTCCCTCCGGCGCCACCCAACACACCCAGCAGCCTGAAAGGGGTGTCCCAGTCTCTCCTGGAGAGG GGCTTGTTgttgaatctctctcagccccatcttggagatgctgccagggagggaacttgggaccttctgctcttcccagagcggctccatcccctgagcacggttccctctaag ATCCGAGCCAAGGAATCCCAGAAGCTGCAGGCGCTGATGACGAGAAACCCGCAGCAGGAGCAGCGGCTAGACATGTTGGCCCGCCTGCCCGAGATGGCCCGCATCCTGCGCAACGTCTTTGTGGCCGAGAAGAAGCAGGCACTTACCCTGGAGGTGGCCTGCCTGCGGATGATGGCAAGCTACCGGTCCCTCATGACCCCTG GAGAGATGGAGAAGCACCTTCGCCTGTTCTCCGAGCTGTTACCAGACTGGGTGAGCATCCTTCCGATTCGGAAGGACACGTACGTCAAGCTGGAGAAGAGTGTCGACCTCAACGTGGTGGTGGAGAGGCTGGCTGCGCGGAccagggaagaggagaagcgCTGA
- the CDT1 gene encoding DNA replication factor Cdt1 isoform X2, whose protein sequence is MAQLRVTDFFPRGKKAPAAALQGPKGRRIHAAAPLPVEEEEEQPGQASPEQKQAQLLALLASPRTPLGPGPPQATPSSRKRRRPEPEAEQGRLPGPKGTVRKKLVMPAEEVSGPPSPSAPGTPSPSGLDKKAKDLANATLSPGLKLGNGARPDTKAGPEEKRMSKEGIAELRGRLEKVRALAQKAKGPGAGSSEADGDLKHRLKRARLLETKTCERTAAKKGLSELQLGGKDHPEPAADSSEKTPAYQRFHALAQDVSPGLTLPYKYKVLAEMFRSMDTIVAMLFNRSETVTFTKVKQGVQDMMRKQFEERNVGQIKTVYPASYSLCQEKNIPTFGSPSRKRSDYQLTIEPVLEEGEKLSASCLMNRRRIFHRNLVHILKEHHKAFLASLRPPIVVPDDQLTRWHPRFHVDGVPDIVPADLPQPPQVDKLTTAQEVLEKARSMLTPKMEKALANLALRTAESSPPAQASPRPVPPAPPNTPSSLKGVSQSLLERIRAKESQKLQALMTRNPQQEQRLDMLARLPEMARILRNVFVAEKKQALTLEVACLRMMASYRSLMTPGEMEKHLRLFSELLPDWVSILPIRKDTYVKLEKSVDLNVVVERLAARTREEEKR, encoded by the exons ATGGCTCAACTCCGCGTGACCGATTTCTTCCCGCGGGGCAAGAAAGCCCCCGCCGCAGCGCTCCAGGGCCCCAAGGGCCGCAGAATCCACGCCGCGGCCCCGCTgccggtggaggaggaggaggagcagccggGGCAGGCCAGCCCCGAGCAGAAGCAGGCCCAGCTGCTGGCCCTGCTGGCCTCGCCTCGCACCCCGCTCGGCCCCGGCCCCCCGCAGGCGACGCCCAGCAGCAGGAAGCGGCGCCGGCCCGAGCCCGAAGCCGAGCAAGGCCGCCTCCCGGGCCCGAAGGGGACAGTCCGGAAGAAGCTGGTGATGCCCGCCGAGGAG GTCTCTGGCCCTCCGTCTCCTTCAGCCCCTGGTACTCCCAGCCCCTCCGGCCTGGACAAGAAAGCAAAGGATTTGGCAAATGCAACCCTCTCGCCAGGTCTGAAGCTGGGAAATGGAGCACGGCCTGACACAAAGGCAGGGCCAGAGGAGAAG AGGATGTCCAAAGAGGGGATTGCGGAGCTGAGAGGCCGCCTGGAGAAGGTCCGAGCTCTCGCCCAGAAGGCCAAAGGGCCAGGAGCCGGGTCCTCGGAGGCAGACGGCGACCTAAAGCACCGGTTGAAACGGGCCCGGCTGCTGGAGACCAAGACCTGTGAGAGGACAGCTGCGAAGAAGGGCCTCTCCGAGCTCCAGTTGGGTGGAAAGGACCACCCCGAGCCGGCAGCAGATTCCAG TGAGAAGACCCCAGCCTACCAGAGATTCCACGCCCTCGCTCAGGACGTCTCCCCTGGGCTCACGCTGCCCTACAAGTACAAGGTTCTGGCCGAGATGTTCCGCAGCATGGACACCATCGTGGCGATGCTCTTCAACCGCTCGGAGACGGTGACCTTCACCAAGGTCAAGCAGGGCGTCCAAGACATGATGCGCAA GCAGTTTGAAGAACGGAACGTCGGCCAGATCAAGACCGTCTACCCAGCCTCGTACTCCCTGTGCCAGGAGAAGAACATCCCCACGTTCGGCAGCCCCAGCCGGAAGCGATCCGACTACCAGCTTACTATTGAACCAGTGCTGGAGGAAG GTGAGAAGCTGTCTGCATCGTGCCTGATGAACCGCCGGCGAATATTCCACAGAAACCTGGTTCACATCCTCAAAGAGCATCACAAG GCTTTCCTGGCGTCTCTCCGCCCTCCCATTGTGGTCCCGGATGACCAGCTGACCCGCTGGCACCCTCGGTTCCACGTCGATGGGGTGCCCGACATCGTACCTGCTGATCTGCCCCAGCCTCCCCAGGTGGATAAACTCACCACGGCCCAGGAGGTGCTGGAGAAGGCCCGCAGCATGCTGACGCCGAAG ATGGAGAAAGCACTCGCCAATCTAGCCTTGAGGACAGCAGAAAGCAGCCCCCCTGCCCAGGCGTCCCCTAGGCCAGTCCCTCCGGCGCCACCCAACACACCCAGCAGCCTGAAAGGGGTGTCCCAGTCTCTCCTGGAGAGG ATCCGAGCCAAGGAATCCCAGAAGCTGCAGGCGCTGATGACGAGAAACCCGCAGCAGGAGCAGCGGCTAGACATGTTGGCCCGCCTGCCCGAGATGGCCCGCATCCTGCGCAACGTCTTTGTGGCCGAGAAGAAGCAGGCACTTACCCTGGAGGTGGCCTGCCTGCGGATGATGGCAAGCTACCGGTCCCTCATGACCCCTG GAGAGATGGAGAAGCACCTTCGCCTGTTCTCCGAGCTGTTACCAGACTGGGTGAGCATCCTTCCGATTCGGAAGGACACGTACGTCAAGCTGGAGAAGAGTGTCGACCTCAACGTGGTGGTGGAGAGGCTGGCTGCGCGGAccagggaagaggagaagcgCTGA